One segment of Marinobacter sediminum DNA contains the following:
- a CDS encoding chemotaxis protein CheA, with translation MAFDADEEILQDFLVEAGEILEKLSEQLVDLEQHPDDSDLLNAIFRGFHTVKGGAGFLQLDALVNCCHSAENVFDILRNHKRKVDSELMDVVLEALDNVNAMFEQVRNHEDLTPAPDNLIAALDALAKPQGKAPEPVAEEPVSTSGDSDDGGDITDDEFEQLLDALHGGSTPGQSAAEETGKAGGDSGEAGDASGDDEITDDEFEALLDDLHGKGQFAGAPAAEETRDDEDSKPESSGGKGDDLITDDEFEKLLDDLHGQGGSPTASDTKAPKAAPAASSKPEEPNAKPEPKPVDKPAAPARDTAPAAETTVRVDTKRLDDIMNMVGELVLVRNRLQRLGSESEDEHMHKAVSNLDVVTTDLQAAVMQTRMQPIKKVFGRFPRVVRDLARNLKKEVSLVMHGEDTDLDKNLVEALSDPLVHLVRNSVDHGIEAPDIREKAGKPRQGTVTLSAEQEGDHILLSIQDDGAGMDAEVLRRKAVEKGIYEQDAADRLTDNECFNLIFAAGFSTKEQISDVSGRGVGMDVVKTKIGQLNGQINIESELGKGSSIIIKVPLTLAIMPTLMIMLGNQSFALPLVNVVEIFHLDLTKTNTVDGRECIVVRDRVFPLFHIKRWLVKGAVDQEEPENAHVVIVAMGTKQVGFVVDQLIGQEEVVIKPLGRALQGTPGMAGATITGDGRIALIIDVPSLLQNYS, from the coding sequence ATGGCGTTTGATGCTGATGAAGAGATCTTGCAGGACTTCCTTGTTGAAGCTGGCGAGATACTCGAAAAGCTGTCTGAGCAGTTGGTAGATCTTGAACAACACCCGGACGACAGCGATCTGCTCAACGCCATTTTCCGTGGTTTTCATACCGTTAAGGGCGGCGCAGGTTTTTTGCAGCTTGATGCCCTCGTTAATTGCTGCCACTCCGCCGAGAATGTGTTTGATATCCTGCGTAACCACAAGCGCAAGGTAGACTCGGAGTTGATGGACGTTGTTCTGGAAGCCCTGGACAACGTCAACGCCATGTTCGAGCAGGTCCGGAACCACGAAGACCTCACGCCCGCCCCGGACAATCTGATTGCAGCGCTTGACGCCCTTGCCAAGCCTCAAGGAAAAGCTCCTGAACCTGTTGCAGAAGAGCCTGTGAGCACTTCGGGCGATTCGGATGATGGTGGTGATATCACCGATGACGAATTTGAGCAGCTACTTGATGCTTTGCACGGTGGCAGTACCCCTGGTCAATCTGCAGCAGAGGAAACGGGTAAAGCGGGCGGTGATTCAGGTGAAGCCGGGGACGCCTCCGGTGATGATGAAATCACCGACGATGAATTTGAAGCTTTACTCGATGATCTGCATGGCAAGGGTCAGTTTGCCGGTGCACCGGCGGCTGAGGAGACCAGGGATGATGAGGATTCAAAGCCAGAAAGCTCCGGTGGCAAGGGCGATGACCTGATCACCGACGACGAATTTGAGAAGTTGCTGGATGACCTGCACGGTCAGGGCGGGAGCCCAACTGCCTCGGATACGAAGGCTCCGAAAGCTGCCCCCGCTGCAAGCAGTAAGCCCGAAGAGCCAAATGCGAAACCAGAACCGAAGCCTGTTGATAAACCGGCGGCGCCAGCGAGGGACACAGCCCCGGCGGCAGAGACCACCGTTCGTGTCGATACCAAGCGCCTGGACGACATCATGAACATGGTTGGTGAACTCGTTTTGGTGCGCAACCGCTTGCAGCGTCTGGGTTCTGAGAGTGAAGACGAACACATGCACAAGGCTGTGTCCAATCTGGATGTGGTGACCACTGATCTTCAGGCTGCTGTGATGCAAACCCGTATGCAGCCGATCAAGAAAGTGTTTGGTCGCTTTCCCAGGGTAGTACGTGACCTTGCCAGGAACCTGAAAAAGGAAGTGAGCCTGGTAATGCATGGGGAAGATACCGACCTGGACAAAAACCTGGTCGAGGCCCTGTCTGATCCGCTGGTTCACCTGGTGCGCAATTCAGTGGATCACGGGATTGAAGCCCCTGACATTCGGGAGAAGGCAGGCAAACCTCGGCAAGGCACGGTTACGCTGTCTGCCGAGCAGGAGGGCGATCATATTCTTCTCTCCATTCAGGATGACGGCGCTGGTATGGACGCTGAAGTCCTGCGCCGCAAGGCCGTCGAGAAGGGTATCTATGAACAGGATGCGGCTGATCGCCTCACGGATAACGAATGCTTTAACCTGATTTTTGCAGCAGGCTTTTCCACAAAAGAGCAGATTTCCGACGTCTCCGGTCGTGGCGTGGGCATGGATGTGGTCAAGACCAAGATTGGGCAACTCAATGGCCAGATCAATATTGAATCGGAGTTGGGTAAGGGTTCGAGCATCATCATCAAGGTGCCCCTGACTCTGGCAATCATGCCGACACTAATGATCATGCTTGGCAACCAGTCTTTTGCGCTGCCGTTGGTAAATGTGGTTGAGATTTTCCATCTGGATCTAACAAAAACCAACACCGTTGATGGTCGCGAGTGCATCGTGGTTCGCGACAGGGTTTTTCCTCTGTTCCATATCAAGCGCTGGCTCGTGAAAGGTGCTGTCGATCAGGAGGAGCCCGAGAACGCTCACGTGGTGATTGTTGCCATGGGTACCAAACAGGTTGGCTTCGTGGTGGATCAGCTTATTGGTCAGGAAGAGGTGGTCATCAAGCCTCTAGGCCGGGCACTCCAGGGTACGCCGGGCATGGCTGGTGCGACCATTACCGGCGATGGCCGCATTGCCCTCATTATTGATGTCCCCAGTTTGCTGCAGAACTATAGCTGA
- a CDS encoding protein-glutamate methylesterase/protein-glutamine glutaminase encodes MTVSVLVVDDSGFFRKRLTEILTGSGQIKVVGVATNGREGVELAEKLRPDVITMDYEMPVMDGISAVREIMRKHPVPVLMFSSLTYEGARVTLDALEAGAVDFLPKNFEEIARDSSQLQKILIDRVLDVAGSRPGARPAPAPSRPPVPSSQEVARSRSRPDASAGSGPAPVVKPKEHAPEAEPSRRVPHRGPAKRYSVVGIGTSTGGPVALQRVLTKLPQSFHAPLVLVQHMPASFTPAFAERLNKLCKIEVRQAEDGDLLKPGLALLAPGGKQMMVENRGGQARVRILPGDERLNYKPCVDVTFGSLARSFPGKTLGLILTGMGSDGKEGCRMMKQSGSDVWSQDEKSSVIYGMPMAVAKAGLSDEVLSLEEIGPRLVEGVC; translated from the coding sequence ATGACAGTTTCTGTCCTGGTCGTTGATGATTCAGGTTTTTTTCGTAAACGGCTGACGGAAATATTGACCGGCTCTGGCCAGATCAAGGTTGTTGGCGTTGCCACCAACGGTCGCGAGGGCGTTGAACTGGCAGAGAAGTTGCGGCCGGATGTAATCACCATGGATTACGAAATGCCGGTGATGGATGGCATCTCGGCCGTGCGGGAGATCATGAGAAAGCACCCGGTGCCGGTGCTGATGTTCTCTTCACTGACCTACGAAGGTGCCAGGGTTACGCTGGACGCCCTTGAGGCCGGGGCCGTGGATTTCCTGCCCAAGAATTTCGAGGAAATCGCACGAGATAGCAGTCAGCTCCAGAAGATCCTGATTGATCGAGTCCTTGATGTTGCCGGTAGCCGGCCTGGTGCACGGCCCGCCCCGGCTCCCTCCCGGCCCCCGGTGCCATCGTCTCAGGAAGTTGCGCGATCCCGCTCGCGTCCCGACGCTTCTGCCGGTTCGGGGCCAGCGCCCGTCGTGAAGCCGAAAGAGCATGCGCCTGAGGCAGAACCTTCCAGGCGAGTGCCCCACCGCGGGCCTGCCAAGCGCTATAGCGTCGTCGGGATCGGAACATCCACAGGTGGCCCGGTTGCCTTGCAGCGGGTACTGACCAAGCTGCCGCAGTCTTTTCATGCGCCGCTGGTTCTAGTCCAGCACATGCCTGCCAGTTTTACTCCGGCCTTCGCCGAGCGGCTCAATAAATTATGCAAAATCGAAGTCCGCCAGGCCGAAGACGGTGATTTGCTGAAGCCAGGGTTGGCTTTGCTGGCGCCGGGAGGAAAACAGATGATGGTCGAAAATCGCGGGGGGCAGGCAAGGGTGCGCATTCTTCCCGGGGACGAACGCCTGAATTACAAGCCCTGCGTGGACGTCACGTTTGGCTCACTTGCTCGCAGTTTCCCGGGTAAGACACTGGGGCTGATCCTCACAGGCATGGGTTCTGATGGCAAGGAGGGCTGTCGAATGATGAAACAGAGTGGCTCGGATGTCTGGTCTCAGGACGAGAAATCGTCGGTGATTTACGGTATGCCTATGGCGGTGGCCAAGGCTGGATTGAGTGATGAAGTGTTGTCGCTTGAGGAAATCGGCCCGCGGCTGGTGGAAGGTGTCTGCTGA
- a CDS encoding flagellar motor protein: MDILSLLGIILAFAAILGGNLLEGGALSSLFNGPAALIVIGGTFAATLLQTSWPMLKRAFTQVRWVFVPPFVSMEDGIGKVIDWSVKARKQGLLGLEGLAEREPELFARKGLQLLVDGAETETIRSIMEVDLESREQRDLESAKVFEAMGGYSPTIGIIGAVMGLIQVMTNLEDPQSLGGGIATAFVATIYGVALANLLFFPVANKMRGIVRERTRYEDMMIDGIIAIAEGENPKSIELRLRGFLQ; this comes from the coding sequence ATGGATATTCTGAGTCTGCTCGGGATCATACTGGCATTTGCTGCCATTCTCGGCGGCAACCTGCTTGAAGGCGGAGCGCTGAGTTCCCTGTTCAACGGCCCGGCGGCGCTCATCGTGATTGGCGGAACCTTCGCGGCGACTCTTCTGCAGACCTCCTGGCCCATGCTGAAGCGTGCATTTACACAGGTGCGCTGGGTATTCGTTCCTCCGTTCGTCAGCATGGAAGATGGCATTGGTAAGGTGATTGACTGGAGTGTAAAAGCACGGAAACAGGGGCTGCTTGGCCTTGAAGGGCTGGCTGAACGGGAGCCGGAACTGTTTGCTCGCAAGGGGTTACAGCTGCTGGTAGATGGGGCAGAGACGGAAACCATCCGCAGTATTATGGAAGTTGATCTTGAATCCCGGGAGCAGCGCGATCTTGAATCGGCCAAGGTTTTTGAAGCGATGGGCGGCTATTCGCCGACCATCGGTATTATCGGCGCAGTAATGGGGCTGATCCAGGTTATGACCAATCTGGAAGATCCTCAGTCGCTGGGGGGCGGTATAGCCACCGCCTTCGTGGCAACTATATATGGCGTAGCGCTGGCCAACCTGCTGTTTTTCCCGGTAGCAAACAAGATGCGGGGTATTGTCCGGGAGCGCACCCGGTATGAAGATATGATGATTGACGGCATCATTGCCATCGCCGAGGGTGAAAATCCGAAATCCATTGAGTTGCGGCTGCGGGGTTTCCTGCAGTAA
- the motD gene encoding flagellar motor protein MotD → MRRRRQPREELNNKERWLISYADFITLLFAFFVVMYSVSSVNEGKYKVLSETLTGVFNAPQRSFQPIEVGDQPQRLVNAPSDDVIPPPVTEAPRNPEMDAQARTEALRAMADQLAMEFDELINQGVITLETSERWLELNLPNSMLFNSGDAEPHYDAFAVIGKIAGVLQGQDNAVKIEGFTDNQPINTQRFPSNWELSSARAAAVVRMLTMEGIEPERLAAVGYGQYQPVARNDTEEGRRRNRRVVLLVSRDASIRGAMR, encoded by the coding sequence ATGCGGCGTCGTAGGCAGCCCCGAGAGGAGCTTAACAACAAAGAGCGTTGGTTGATTTCCTATGCGGACTTCATCACGCTGCTGTTCGCCTTTTTCGTGGTCATGTATTCGGTTTCGTCCGTGAATGAGGGCAAGTACAAGGTTCTGTCGGAAACGCTCACCGGAGTATTCAATGCTCCGCAAAGGTCGTTTCAGCCCATTGAAGTCGGTGACCAGCCCCAGCGCCTGGTCAACGCCCCTTCTGATGATGTGATTCCACCGCCAGTCACAGAGGCTCCCCGAAACCCTGAGATGGATGCTCAGGCCAGGACTGAGGCGTTGAGGGCTATGGCGGACCAGTTGGCCATGGAGTTTGACGAACTGATCAATCAGGGTGTGATTACACTTGAAACCAGTGAGCGCTGGCTGGAACTCAACCTGCCCAACAGCATGCTGTTCAATAGCGGCGACGCCGAGCCTCATTATGACGCCTTCGCCGTGATCGGAAAAATCGCCGGGGTTTTACAGGGCCAGGACAATGCCGTGAAAATCGAAGGTTTTACCGACAATCAGCCGATTAATACCCAGCGCTTTCCGTCCAACTGGGAGTTATCCAGCGCCCGCGCGGCTGCTGTTGTTCGAATGTTAACGATGGAAGGTATTGAGCCTGAACGACTCGCAGCGGTGGGTTATGGCCAGTATCAGCCGGTCGCCCGCAATGATACTGAAGAGGGTCGTCGTCGCAATCGCAGAGTTGTTCTGCTTGTATCACGGGATGCCAGCATACGTGGTGCAATGCGTTAA
- a CDS encoding ParA family protein, whose product MRIWAVANQKGGVGKTTSVVALGGLLAERGERVLVVDLDPHGSLTSWFGYDPDSIAHSVFDLFQHQGKVPEGLPAQLITETSCKGLSLLPASTALATLERRMVGVEGMGLIISRSLAQLWDDFDYVILDNTPSLGVLMVNALAAAQHLIIPVQTEFLAIKGLERMLHTLQMIMRSQKNELPYTIVPTLYDRRTQASVKSLNLMRKTYTDSLWRFAVPVDTKFRDASQAGVTPSELDAETHGVRAYSHLLGDLLVRTGSVKERQHG is encoded by the coding sequence GTGCGAATCTGGGCAGTAGCCAATCAGAAGGGTGGTGTGGGAAAGACGACATCCGTAGTCGCGTTGGGCGGTCTGCTGGCTGAGCGTGGTGAGCGCGTCCTCGTCGTGGACCTTGATCCGCATGGCTCACTGACCAGCTGGTTCGGGTACGATCCGGACAGTATTGCGCACAGCGTGTTTGATCTTTTTCAACATCAGGGCAAGGTGCCTGAGGGTTTGCCCGCCCAGCTGATCACGGAAACCAGCTGTAAGGGACTGTCCCTGTTACCTGCGAGCACTGCTCTGGCGACACTGGAACGGCGCATGGTCGGCGTGGAGGGAATGGGATTGATCATTTCCCGAAGCCTCGCCCAGTTGTGGGATGATTTTGACTATGTGATTCTGGACAATACGCCGTCACTGGGTGTGTTGATGGTGAATGCACTGGCCGCAGCCCAGCACCTGATTATTCCCGTACAGACGGAGTTCCTGGCTATCAAGGGGCTCGAGCGTATGCTGCATACCTTGCAAATGATCATGCGGTCCCAGAAAAACGAACTCCCATACACGATTGTGCCGACTCTTTATGACCGCCGAACCCAGGCTTCGGTGAAGAGTCTTAATCTCATGCGCAAGACCTATACGGATAGCCTTTGGCGCTTTGCCGTTCCTGTTGATACCAAGTTCCGTGATGCCAGTCAGGCAGGGGTCACTCCCTCGGAACTGGACGCAGAGACCCATGGTGTTCGTGCCTACAGCCATTTGCTGGGCGACCTTCTGGTTCGCACAGGGTCCGTGAAGGAGCGTCAGCATGGCTGA
- a CDS encoding chemotaxis protein CheW has product MADEKLTRLADPERAIANYLDELLHTATDSALREPTIPEASAPAQETRTKAAATTRVQERKVVEKTAPDSAARESSPAPAIESPPQPVIETQKPRAVDLPVESGNKPLTKPEPDAPPSRPEWSEKPFECLIFTVAGLQLAVPLILLGAIHRIEQEVRPIPGSPRWYMGIRPDRDQNLRVVDTAEWIMAGRVPENARDNYKFVIRLDDSDWGLACDDVAQSFTLKPDDVRWRTVRSKRPWLAGTVIDQMCALIDVRTMADLLVRAEREHHLDLS; this is encoded by the coding sequence ATGGCTGACGAAAAATTGACAAGGCTGGCGGATCCCGAACGTGCCATTGCCAATTATCTGGATGAATTGCTGCACACCGCGACGGATAGCGCCCTGAGGGAGCCAACAATCCCCGAAGCATCTGCTCCGGCCCAAGAGACGCGAACAAAGGCTGCAGCGACAACCCGGGTACAGGAACGAAAGGTTGTCGAAAAAACGGCACCGGATTCGGCGGCGCGTGAATCATCCCCAGCGCCAGCGATCGAGTCTCCGCCCCAGCCTGTCATCGAAACACAAAAGCCCCGGGCAGTGGATCTGCCGGTTGAGTCCGGGAATAAGCCTCTCACCAAGCCTGAGCCTGATGCACCGCCATCCCGGCCTGAATGGTCGGAGAAGCCTTTTGAGTGCCTGATTTTCACCGTAGCGGGGCTACAGCTTGCGGTACCTCTTATTTTGCTGGGCGCTATACATCGAATTGAACAAGAGGTCCGACCGATCCCCGGCAGCCCCCGGTGGTACATGGGCATCCGGCCTGACCGTGACCAGAATCTGCGTGTCGTGGACACGGCAGAATGGATTATGGCTGGACGAGTGCCAGAAAACGCACGGGATAACTACAAGTTTGTTATCCGGCTGGATGACAGTGACTGGGGGCTTGCATGTGATGATGTGGCCCAGTCCTTCACGCTCAAACCGGATGACGTACGCTGGCGAACCGTTCGCAGCAAACGCCCCTGGCTGGCCGGCACGGTCATTGACCAGATGTGTGCGCTCATCGATGTGCGCACGATGGCTGATCTGCTGGTGCGGGCTGAGCGGGAGCATCACCTCGATCTGAGTTGA
- a CDS encoding chemotaxis protein CheW → MASASGQQSQAHDDQVLQYVTFRLDDETYGLNVMQIQEVLRYTEIAPVPGAPDYVLGIINLRGNVVTVIDTRCRFGLAEAEVTDSTRIVVMESANQVMGILVDSVAEVVYLKSSEIETAPNVGNEESAKFIQGVCNKDGELIILVEFDKMLSENEWAEISAL, encoded by the coding sequence ATGGCATCCGCGAGCGGACAACAAAGTCAGGCCCATGACGATCAGGTGCTGCAGTACGTAACCTTTCGTCTGGATGACGAAACCTACGGTCTGAATGTCATGCAGATTCAAGAGGTGCTGAGATATACGGAAATAGCCCCGGTGCCGGGTGCGCCGGACTATGTGCTCGGCATTATCAACCTGCGGGGCAATGTGGTTACGGTGATTGATACCCGGTGCCGTTTCGGATTGGCTGAGGCAGAGGTAACTGATTCGACCCGGATCGTGGTGATGGAATCCGCCAATCAGGTTATGGGCATTCTGGTAGATTCCGTTGCTGAAGTGGTTTACCTGAAGTCCAGTGAGATTGAAACCGCGCCGAATGTGGGTAACGAGGAAAGCGCAAAGTTTATCCAGGGCGTGTGCAATAAAGATGGCGAGCTGATCATACTGGTCGAGTTCGACAAGATGCTTTCAGAGAATGAATGGGCTGAAATCTCAGCACTGTAA
- a CDS encoding DUF2802 domain-containing protein has product MLSEISSWLPWVLTISALSLVFVQGMIQSRQIRHLKTSLKDRCDTLGRELHATASGSMGVGQRLVACERQLHELRTTLDEMRQNDPLRISYDEASRLVDLGADIDDLMNTCGISRPEAELVSALRKRQAA; this is encoded by the coding sequence ATGCTTTCAGAAATTTCTTCCTGGCTTCCCTGGGTGCTGACTATTTCGGCACTGTCTCTGGTTTTTGTACAGGGGATGATTCAGTCTCGCCAGATTCGACACCTTAAAACTTCCCTGAAGGACCGTTGTGATACGTTGGGGCGAGAGTTGCACGCCACAGCAAGCGGCAGCATGGGGGTGGGCCAACGGCTCGTGGCTTGTGAGCGACAGCTCCATGAACTTCGAACCACCCTCGATGAGATGCGCCAGAACGACCCCTTGCGTATTTCTTATGATGAGGCGTCCCGGCTGGTTGATTTGGGCGCAGATATCGACGATCTTATGAATACTTGCGGAATTTCCCGTCCCGAGGCCGAACTGGTGTCAGCATTGAGAAAGCGTCAGGCGGCCTGA
- a CDS encoding ATPase, T2SS/T4P/T4SS family, with product MKRLYPRAHEALIAVSRHDFVAGSDLVSSITGHSIPREETVSHILGLLPEIEPDQVVMHVGGGSGYLAAVISELAHQVIYVDKNVAVAEVARKRFFRLGKHNVDVLVTAIEDGFELDQPCDMILCTSFINERNVMADYLREGGHLICLEGRAGPVPSLAMFVKKGGRLERARTLGWVDFNRNAEQILIDLGIVDERALADAKTEAAGKNCPVLEVLRNKLNLEEVGLYRSLAQQRGMAFTDADSLLPDLHSSLFRRFSRTFLDLSRLIPVSENSDKITVVTDDPDARTDQLERLSPNRVVECLLVTPTDFRRLWSALDLTVKGSRFVADQSAGVEEKPLINGQSSDLLGGEPGQKHVSPYLVSVYEAILLDAVSEKASDIHIEQYGDRIRIRLRVDGDLHDLPQYQLSPREIRGVINVIKLRAELNIAEHRLPQGGRSRLQLGDTSYDLRIQTQPSLHGEHAVIRLLPQTGRAMTIAELGMSELIGARYQRLLDNPAGLVLVVGPTGSGKSTTLYAGLQTLADDGRRKVITVEDPIEYSIDNVQQTRARPEIGFGFADAMRAFVREDPDVILVGEIRDRETALEAIRASQTGHVVLSTLHCNDAVDSLQRLYDLGAHPNSIAGELLAVIAQRLAKRICKHCCKPAKPDLATLAELFPDGPPANFRSFEGEGCDKCNGRGTKGRVAIVEYMEVDADIRNAISSQPPIGELRWRSLDAGLVTMRDSALDHVIEGIIPLSELPRILPRERMAPEVRGGRRSAL from the coding sequence ATGAAGAGATTGTATCCGAGGGCCCATGAGGCCCTCATTGCCGTATCCCGCCACGATTTTGTTGCCGGTTCAGATCTGGTTTCCTCCATCACCGGCCATTCCATACCTCGTGAAGAGACTGTTAGCCATATTCTCGGCCTGCTGCCGGAGATTGAGCCGGATCAGGTCGTTATGCATGTGGGTGGAGGTTCCGGTTACCTTGCCGCAGTCATTTCCGAACTGGCTCATCAGGTTATCTATGTCGATAAGAATGTCGCGGTTGCCGAGGTGGCCCGGAAGCGGTTCTTTCGCCTTGGCAAGCACAATGTCGATGTACTGGTAACCGCGATCGAAGATGGCTTTGAGCTGGACCAGCCCTGCGACATGATCCTTTGCACGAGCTTTATTAACGAACGGAATGTGATGGCTGATTACCTCAGGGAAGGGGGGCATCTGATCTGTCTTGAGGGCAGGGCGGGACCGGTGCCGAGCCTCGCGATGTTTGTTAAAAAGGGCGGCAGGCTGGAGCGTGCCCGGACTCTTGGCTGGGTAGACTTCAACAGAAACGCCGAGCAGATATTGATTGACCTGGGCATCGTGGATGAAAGAGCGCTGGCCGATGCCAAGACAGAGGCGGCCGGGAAAAACTGTCCGGTGCTGGAGGTGTTGCGAAACAAGCTCAATCTGGAAGAAGTTGGTCTGTATCGATCCCTGGCGCAGCAACGGGGTATGGCTTTCACGGATGCGGACAGTTTGCTTCCGGATCTCCATAGCTCTCTGTTTCGAAGGTTTTCGCGAACGTTTCTCGACCTTTCACGGCTGATTCCGGTGTCTGAAAATAGTGACAAGATAACCGTTGTCACCGATGATCCGGACGCGCGAACCGATCAGCTGGAGCGCTTAAGCCCTAATCGTGTAGTTGAATGCCTGCTGGTAACTCCGACGGATTTCCGGCGGCTCTGGTCGGCATTGGATCTTACGGTCAAGGGCAGCCGCTTCGTGGCGGATCAGTCGGCCGGCGTGGAAGAAAAACCGCTCATTAATGGACAGAGCAGTGACCTTTTGGGGGGCGAGCCGGGTCAGAAACACGTCAGCCCTTATCTGGTCTCTGTTTACGAAGCCATCCTGCTTGATGCGGTCAGCGAGAAAGCCAGCGACATTCATATTGAACAATACGGGGATCGGATCCGGATTCGCCTGAGGGTGGATGGGGACCTTCATGACCTCCCGCAATACCAGCTTTCCCCGCGTGAAATCAGAGGTGTAATTAATGTTATTAAGCTCCGGGCAGAGCTTAATATTGCCGAGCACCGCTTGCCCCAGGGCGGGCGCTCACGCCTGCAGTTAGGGGACACTTCCTACGATCTGCGGATCCAGACTCAACCTTCCCTGCACGGTGAGCACGCCGTCATCCGGCTTCTGCCACAAACTGGCCGGGCCATGACTATCGCAGAGCTGGGCATGTCTGAGCTGATCGGCGCGCGCTACCAGCGACTACTGGATAACCCGGCAGGATTGGTTCTGGTGGTTGGTCCTACCGGGTCAGGCAAGTCCACAACCTTGTATGCGGGGTTGCAGACGCTGGCGGACGATGGCCGGCGCAAGGTGATCACGGTTGAAGATCCGATCGAATACTCCATCGACAATGTCCAGCAGACCCGCGCTCGTCCTGAGATCGGTTTTGGATTTGCAGATGCGATGCGGGCGTTTGTGCGGGAAGACCCGGACGTTATCCTGGTTGGTGAAATCCGCGACCGGGAAACTGCCCTGGAGGCAATCCGGGCATCCCAGACTGGCCATGTTGTTCTCTCCACACTGCACTGTAATGATGCCGTGGATTCTCTGCAGCGGCTGTACGATCTTGGGGCCCATCCGAACTCCATTGCCGGCGAATTGCTGGCGGTGATTGCCCAGCGACTGGCCAAGCGGATTTGTAAGCATTGTTGCAAGCCGGCAAAACCGGACCTTGCGACTCTGGCGGAGCTCTTCCCCGACGGGCCCCCGGCCAACTTCCGCAGCTTCGAGGGTGAGGGCTGTGACAAGTGTAATGGTCGGGGAACCAAAGGGCGGGTTGCGATCGTGGAATATATGGAAGTGGATGCGGATATCCGAAACGCCATTTCCAGTCAGCCGCCAATTGGAGAGTTACGCTGGCGTTCTCTGGATGCGGGCCTGGTGACCATGCGTGACAGCGCCCTTGATCATGTGATTGAAGGCATTATTCCCCTGTCCGAATTGCCGCGTATTCTGCCGCGGGAGCGCATGGCACCGGAAGTCCGTGGTGGTCGTAGGAGCGCCTTATGA
- a CDS encoding ATP-binding protein: MSKSKQQKAAQREPVEVTYADELARLMDLDQGPVPPGWRMSPRAVEKFVMGDDNLGVERKFVADRAMVVRIIISLCTNRGCLLVGEPGTAKSWLSELLAAAISGTSTLTLQGGAVSHVGQLLYGWNEAILRSEGPCLKAVVPSPLLRGMMEGQLVRFEEIARCPQALQDALLSVLSDRVVVIPELAGDEGVVLAREGFNVVATSNSIDAGVHQMSAALKRRMDFEEIRPIRNLPDEMDVVRREVRKANAHAGIDVDPDESVLEILVTMFHELRNGQTLDGRSTDRLAGSALSTAEAVSVAHAASLNAWYYGGGSMSVEQMMHHIVGSALKDQPEDRRRLRHYFETTVALRKGENWQQAWDLRSLIQ; this comes from the coding sequence ATGAGCAAGTCGAAACAGCAGAAAGCCGCGCAGCGTGAACCGGTAGAAGTTACCTATGCGGATGAACTGGCAAGGCTCATGGACCTGGACCAGGGACCAGTGCCCCCGGGCTGGCGCATGTCCCCACGGGCTGTGGAAAAGTTTGTCATGGGCGATGATAACCTTGGTGTCGAGCGCAAGTTCGTCGCTGACCGTGCCATGGTTGTGCGTATTATCATTTCCCTGTGCACCAATCGCGGTTGTCTCCTGGTGGGTGAGCCTGGCACGGCAAAGTCCTGGTTGTCCGAACTGCTGGCGGCAGCGATTTCCGGTACTTCCACGCTGACGCTGCAGGGTGGTGCTGTGAGTCATGTCGGTCAGCTTCTCTACGGCTGGAATGAGGCGATTCTGCGCTCGGAGGGTCCCTGCCTGAAGGCGGTGGTTCCCAGCCCGTTGCTTAGGGGCATGATGGAAGGGCAGCTTGTCCGGTTTGAAGAAATTGCCCGTTGCCCCCAGGCGCTTCAGGACGCCCTGCTGTCGGTGTTATCCGACAGGGTTGTTGTCATTCCTGAGCTGGCGGGAGACGAAGGCGTTGTGCTGGCTCGCGAGGGTTTTAATGTCGTGGCTACATCCAACAGCATTGATGCGGGTGTTCACCAGATGAGTGCGGCTTTGAAACGGCGGATGGACTTTGAGGAGATCAGGCCCATCCGTAACCTCCCCGATGAAATGGATGTGGTGCGCCGCGAAGTCCGAAAGGCCAATGCCCATGCCGGTATCGATGTCGATCCGGACGAATCGGTCCTCGAAATCCTGGTGACCATGTTCCATGAATTACGTAACGGCCAGACTCTGGACGGTCGTAGCACGGATCGGCTCGCCGGATCGGCGCTTTCTACTGCCGAAGCGGTCTCTGTCGCTCACGCTGCCAGTCTTAACGCCTGGTATTACGGCGGAGGCAGCATGTCGGTGGAGCAGATGATGCACCATATCGTTGGCTCGGCTCTCAAGGACCAGCCCGAGGATCGCCGACGTTTGCGGCATTACTTCGAAACGACCGTGGCACTCCGTAAGGGCGAAAACTGGCAGCAGGCCTGGGATTTGCGGTCACTGATCCAGTGA